A stretch of Christensenellaceae bacterium DNA encodes these proteins:
- a CDS encoding 2-hydroxyglutaryl-CoA dehydratase translates to MAKYALGLDIGSTTIKIVLVDDENTILFNRYRRHFSDVRGELLNLFKEIAQECGEFEVTSAITGSGGLTVANLLGLPFIQEVVAGARATQKYIPQADVVLELGGEDAKITYMKPSLEQRMNGTCAGGTGAFIDQMATLLNTDPTGLNELAKSYHTLYPIAARCGVFAKTDVQPLINEGAAKEDIAASIFQSVVNQTISGLACGRPIRGNVAFLGGPLHYLTELRQRFIETLKLEGDAIIHPENSHLFVALGAALMAEGKSFKVKDLPHMLESAGDGEHETRRLRPLFESAAEYEEFSKRHAQKNVERAGFDTADGACYLGLDAGSTTIKAVVIDDQYRLLYSHYHSNEGNPLDSAVEIVKDIYGKLPEKAYIAGACVTGYGEAIIKEALKLDLGEIETMAHYKAAEFFNKDVDLIIDIGGQDMKCLRIKNNVVDGIMLNEACSSGCGSFLQTFAYSLGIPIQEFAQEALRSRNPVDLGTRCTVFMNSRVKQAQKEGATVGDISAGLSYSVVKNALYKVIKVKDPADLGKNIVVQGGTFKNDAILRTFELELGRDVVRPDIAELMGAFGAALLAKKEMQGKRSSMISQDELARFTYKGSFARCGKCENRCMLTITTFEDGRKFVSGNRCEKGSGVIKKNDMPNLYDYKLKRVFDYESLPEEKAPNGTVGIPRALNIFENYPFWHTMFTKLGFRVILSDPSSHAIFEKGMETISSDTVCYPAKLIHGHIENLAEKGVKKIFYPCIPFERKEFDDSNNHYNCPVVTSYPEVIKSNMDVLSKNDIEFINFFVALDEQEFMPTKIMKEFGKYGITEQQAQEASDAAYAELDRFKQDMREQGEKTLQWLAETGNTGIVLAGRPYHVDAEINHGIPSLITSYGLAVLTEDSVAHLGHLERPIRVMDQWAFHTRLYEAAAAVGRYDCLQLVQLNSFGCGLDAITTDQVQEIIAAAGKIYTVLKIDEISNLGAAKIRLRSLIAALKEQKEEASLRPKQKKEQKNAVWHRRIFTKEMREKGTIVCPQMAPLQFQFLKQAFDPTGYNFKVLTEVTKEDIDVGLKYVNNDACYPTIIVVGQLVNAFITGKLDPDNTVIMLTQTGGGCRASNYLAFLRKALKEAGFPQVVVVSINFSGLEKNPGFRFTPGLAMRLLLAIPLGDLLQKLLLATRPYERNKGETNALFDKWVAKIQDIVQHTRYFGYRKAAKRMVRDFEAIKRTGEVKPKVGIVGEILVKYHPDANNHAIEVIEREGGEAVMPALMEFFTYSLYSCKFKHEEMGKSKGVYKASMFGIWLVNWFRNPIQRALRKSKYYTPYPDIKHLAEQSENMISCGNCTGEGWFLTAEMLHLIEEGAPNIICVQPFACLPNHVVGKGMIRGIRNKYPQANIVAVDYDPGASEVNQLNRIKLMIYSAFENLKLQKEQK, encoded by the coding sequence ATGGCGAAATATGCATTAGGGTTGGACATCGGCTCTACTACAATAAAGATTGTACTGGTAGATGATGAAAATACCATTTTATTCAATAGATACAGAAGACATTTTTCAGACGTACGTGGCGAGCTTTTAAATCTTTTTAAAGAAATTGCACAGGAATGCGGCGAATTTGAGGTCACCTCGGCTATCACAGGCTCTGGTGGCCTTACTGTTGCCAACCTGCTCGGATTGCCTTTTATACAAGAGGTAGTAGCCGGAGCGCGCGCGACGCAAAAGTATATCCCGCAGGCGGATGTCGTGTTGGAACTCGGGGGAGAGGACGCCAAGATCACTTATATGAAGCCATCGCTTGAGCAGCGCATGAACGGAACGTGCGCAGGCGGGACGGGCGCGTTTATTGACCAAATGGCGACGCTTTTAAATACGGACCCCACAGGCCTGAACGAGCTGGCGAAGTCTTATCATACCCTCTATCCGATTGCGGCGCGCTGCGGCGTTTTCGCAAAAACAGATGTGCAGCCGCTCATCAATGAGGGGGCGGCGAAAGAAGATATTGCAGCCTCTATTTTTCAGTCTGTTGTCAATCAGACAATATCCGGACTGGCGTGCGGACGGCCGATTCGTGGTAACGTCGCCTTTTTGGGCGGTCCTTTGCATTACTTAACGGAGCTTCGCCAGAGATTTATCGAAACGCTGAAGCTGGAAGGAGACGCGATTATCCATCCGGAAAATTCGCATCTGTTCGTCGCGCTGGGCGCGGCGTTGATGGCGGAGGGAAAATCTTTCAAGGTCAAGGACCTGCCGCATATGCTGGAAAGCGCAGGCGACGGCGAGCATGAAACGAGACGGTTGCGACCATTGTTTGAATCGGCTGCGGAATATGAGGAGTTTTCCAAGCGCCACGCGCAGAAGAATGTCGAGCGCGCGGGGTTCGATACGGCAGACGGCGCATGCTATCTAGGGCTTGATGCGGGAAGTACGACGATAAAGGCGGTCGTGATCGACGATCAATACCGGCTTCTTTATTCGCATTACCATTCGAACGAGGGGAATCCGCTGGATTCCGCCGTCGAGATCGTCAAGGATATTTATGGCAAGCTGCCCGAAAAAGCTTACATAGCCGGAGCATGTGTAACCGGATATGGCGAAGCGATCATCAAGGAAGCATTAAAGCTTGATTTGGGCGAGATCGAGACTATGGCGCATTATAAAGCGGCTGAGTTTTTCAATAAGGACGTCGACCTGATTATCGATATTGGCGGGCAGGATATGAAATGCCTGCGCATCAAAAACAATGTCGTAGACGGTATTATGCTCAATGAAGCATGTTCATCCGGCTGCGGGAGTTTTTTGCAGACCTTTGCTTATTCGCTGGGAATACCGATTCAGGAGTTTGCGCAGGAAGCGCTCAGATCGCGCAATCCGGTCGATCTGGGAACGCGCTGCACGGTTTTTATGAACAGCCGTGTGAAGCAGGCGCAAAAAGAAGGAGCGACGGTGGGCGATATTTCCGCGGGCCTTTCTTATTCTGTTGTAAAAAACGCGCTCTATAAAGTTATCAAGGTTAAGGATCCGGCGGATTTGGGAAAAAATATCGTTGTGCAGGGCGGGACTTTTAAAAACGACGCTATCCTGCGTACCTTTGAACTTGAGCTTGGAAGAGACGTTGTACGGCCGGATATTGCGGAACTGATGGGGGCGTTCGGCGCGGCTCTTTTGGCCAAAAAAGAGATGCAGGGCAAGAGATCCTCAATGATCAGCCAGGATGAGCTTGCGCGCTTTACCTACAAGGGCAGTTTTGCACGCTGCGGCAAGTGCGAAAACCGTTGTATGCTGACGATCACGACTTTTGAGGACGGCAGGAAATTCGTTTCCGGCAACCGCTGCGAAAAAGGGAGCGGCGTAATCAAGAAAAATGATATGCCCAACCTGTATGATTATAAGTTAAAACGCGTATTTGATTATGAATCGCTGCCGGAGGAAAAGGCGCCGAACGGAACGGTTGGTATTCCGCGCGCCCTGAACATTTTTGAGAATTACCCATTCTGGCATACGATGTTTACCAAGCTGGGATTCCGCGTCATATTGTCCGATCCGTCCAGTCATGCGATCTTTGAAAAAGGAATGGAGACGATTTCTTCAGACACGGTATGCTATCCGGCCAAACTGATCCACGGGCATATTGAAAATCTCGCGGAAAAAGGTGTGAAAAAGATTTTCTATCCCTGTATTCCTTTTGAGCGAAAGGAATTTGACGATTCCAATAACCATTATAATTGTCCGGTAGTGACTTCCTATCCGGAGGTCATCAAGAGCAATATGGACGTACTCAGTAAAAACGATATTGAGTTTATTAATTTCTTTGTGGCGTTGGATGAACAGGAGTTTATGCCCACGAAGATCATGAAAGAATTCGGAAAATACGGGATCACGGAGCAGCAGGCGCAGGAGGCTTCTGACGCTGCCTACGCGGAGCTTGACCGCTTTAAGCAGGATATGCGCGAGCAAGGTGAGAAAACGCTCCAATGGCTTGCTGAGACGGGAAATACGGGTATTGTACTGGCGGGGCGTCCTTACCATGTAGATGCGGAAATCAATCATGGGATCCCGTCGCTGATTACCAGCTATGGGCTCGCGGTCCTGACAGAGGACAGCGTGGCACATCTGGGGCACCTGGAGAGGCCGATCAGGGTGATGGACCAGTGGGCTTTCCATACGCGCCTTTATGAAGCGGCTGCGGCCGTGGGACGCTATGATTGCCTGCAGTTGGTGCAACTCAACTCGTTTGGCTGCGGCCTCGACGCGATCACCACGGACCAGGTACAGGAAATTATTGCGGCGGCAGGAAAAATATATACAGTACTGAAAATCGATGAGATTAGCAACCTAGGGGCAGCGAAAATCCGCCTGCGTTCCCTGATTGCCGCCTTAAAAGAGCAGAAAGAAGAAGCCTCGCTTCGTCCGAAACAGAAAAAAGAGCAAAAGAACGCGGTTTGGCACCGCCGCATTTTTACCAAGGAAATGCGTGAAAAGGGAACGATTGTCTGTCCTCAGATGGCGCCGCTCCAGTTCCAGTTCTTAAAGCAGGCGTTTGATCCCACGGGATATAATTTCAAGGTGCTGACAGAGGTGACCAAAGAAGATATTGATGTGGGGCTGAAATATGTCAACAACGACGCGTGCTATCCGACGATCATTGTCGTAGGACAGCTTGTGAACGCGTTTATTACCGGAAAGCTCGATCCGGACAATACTGTCATTATGCTTACGCAGACAGGTGGCGGATGCCGCGCGTCCAATTATCTGGCTTTCTTGCGCAAGGCTCTTAAAGAGGCGGGCTTCCCACAGGTTGTAGTGGTATCTATCAACTTTTCCGGTCTGGAAAAAAATCCGGGGTTCCGTTTTACGCCGGGATTGGCTATGCGTTTGCTCCTTGCCATTCCGCTGGGAGATCTGCTGCAAAAGCTGTTGCTCGCCACCCGACCCTACGAAAGAAATAAGGGCGAGACAAATGCGCTGTTTGATAAATGGGTCGCCAAAATACAGGATATTGTGCAGCATACGCGTTATTTTGGATACCGCAAGGCGGCCAAGCGGATGGTCAGGGATTTTGAGGCGATAAAGCGGACCGGCGAGGTTAAACCAAAGGTCGGTATCGTAGGCGAAATTCTTGTAAAATATCATCCGGACGCCAACAATCATGCCATCGAGGTGATTGAGCGGGAGGGCGGCGAAGCGGTAATGCCCGCGCTGATGGAATTTTTCACTTACAGTCTTTATAGCTGCAAGTTTAAACATGAGGAAATGGGAAAATCCAAAGGGGTATATAAGGCTTCCATGTTTGGTATCTGGCTGGTTAATTGGTTCCGTAATCCGATTCAGCGTGCTCTTCGAAAGAGTAAATATTATACGCCTTATCCGGATATTAAGCACCTTGCCGAGCAGTCGGAGAATATGATCTCATGTGGTAACTGTACGGGAGAAGGCTGGTTTTTGACGGCGGAAATGCTCCACCTGATCGAAGAGGGAGCTCCCAATATTATTTGTGTGCAGCCCTTTGCCTGCCTGCCTAACCATGTTGTGGGCAAGGGTATGATCCGTGGGATCCGGAACAAATATCCGCAGGCAAATATCGTGGCGGTTGATTATGATCCGGGCGCATCGGAAGTCAATCAGCTAAACCGTATTAAACTGATGATTTACAGTGCGTTTGAGAATTTAAAGCTGCAGAAAGAACAAAAATAA
- a CDS encoding putative 2-aminoethylphosphonate ABC transporter substrate-binding protein, producing MKRLLMALLAIVLCVSLTSCSGKGENTVVIYSSAEQYRNEFILSRLKEQFPQYDIILGYMPTGNQAARLLVEGEKSECDITYDLEYGYVDKLKDVLADLSEYDTAKFEEDMLDPAGRVLPECRNGGCIVINMDELKQRGLSEPTCYEDLLKPEYKGLISMPSPKSSGTGYMFLKCLVNAWGEEQAFDYFDKLSENILQYTSSGSGPVNALVQGEAVIGLAMTPQAVKEINNGAPLKILYFEEGSPYSRYGIGMIKGKENRQCVRDVFDYLNSTLVAEDKKQFFPEKIYKDIDFEMKNFPQNIKYADMSNDTKAEKEHLLEKWVH from the coding sequence ATGAAGCGTTTGTTGATGGCCTTATTGGCCATAGTATTGTGTGTTTCTCTTACCTCTTGTTCGGGAAAAGGGGAAAACACGGTCGTCATCTATTCCAGCGCAGAACAATACCGCAATGAGTTTATCCTTTCGCGTCTTAAGGAACAATTTCCTCAATATGATATTATTCTCGGATATATGCCTACCGGAAACCAGGCGGCGAGGCTGCTTGTAGAAGGGGAAAAGTCGGAATGCGATATAACGTATGACCTGGAATATGGATACGTCGATAAGTTAAAGGACGTTCTCGCCGATCTTTCCGAATATGATACCGCCAAATTTGAAGAGGATATGCTGGATCCGGCCGGCAGGGTATTGCCGGAATGCCGGAACGGCGGATGTATCGTCATTAATATGGATGAATTAAAGCAACGGGGATTAAGTGAACCCACCTGCTATGAAGATTTATTAAAACCGGAATACAAGGGGCTTATTTCTATGCCTAGCCCGAAGTCCTCTGGAACAGGCTATATGTTTTTGAAATGCCTTGTAAATGCATGGGGGGAAGAACAGGCCTTTGATTATTTTGACAAGCTTTCCGAAAATATCTTGCAATATACGTCGTCAGGTTCCGGTCCTGTCAACGCCCTGGTGCAGGGAGAAGCGGTCATTGGCCTTGCAATGACACCACAGGCGGTAAAAGAGATCAACAACGGCGCGCCTTTGAAGATTTTGTATTTTGAAGAAGGATCGCCCTATTCGCGCTATGGCATAGGTATGATCAAGGGAAAAGAAAACAGGCAATGTGTGAGGGACGTATTTGACTACCTTAATTCAACGCTGGTGGCGGAGGATAAGAAGCAGTTCTTTCCGGAAAAAATCTATAAAGACATCGATTTTGAGATGAAAAATTTTCCTCAGAATATCAAATATGCCGATATGAGTAACGATACCAAGGCCGAAAAGGAACATCTGTTGGAAAAGTGGGTGCATTAG
- a CDS encoding phosphonate ABC transporter permease — MSGLKRKGLSGVKLLLAAFFIVAVLLPLICMLTTMAGEDVGGLITSEGFMTALGHSAWVSFVSTLISVGLAVVLAWFIQRSAIRCKGLFTILFTLPMLIPSISHGMGLVVLFGSNGVLTNLLHINGNIYGFWGIVIGSVMYSFPVAFLMVSDMMRYEDSTPYEAASVLGLSKANQFSAITFPYMRKPMISVIFAVFTLVITDYGVPLTVGGQFTTLPVMMYQDVVGLLNFGKGSVIGLVLLIPAFIAFLIDLLDKNKASLSFVIKPFRILKNKVRDGIAYLSCSVVSLCILLPIAAFAVLTFVKKYPIDMSLTLDNITKTMDIGAGRYLANSLIIAVCVSVIGVVIAYITAYMTARVQSKSSKMLHLVSIITLAIPGLVLGLSYMIFFNGSFIYGTLAILILVNIMHFFASPYLMMYNTFGKLNQNLEAVGATLGISRRRIILDVLIPQSKATIAEMFAYFFVNSMMTISAVSFLSTFTTQPLSLMITLFEAQMMLESTAFVSLLILGVNLALKGGINLYKRNLRKKELA; from the coding sequence ATGAGCGGCCTTAAGCGAAAGGGATTGTCGGGGGTCAAGCTGCTTCTGGCTGCGTTTTTTATCGTTGCCGTTTTGCTGCCGCTGATCTGTATGCTTACGACAATGGCGGGCGAGGATGTAGGCGGCCTGATTACGTCCGAAGGCTTTATGACGGCTCTTGGACATTCCGCATGGGTATCTTTTGTTTCCACGCTGATTTCGGTAGGGCTGGCGGTAGTGCTTGCATGGTTTATTCAGCGTTCGGCTATACGCTGTAAAGGACTGTTTACCATCCTGTTCACGCTGCCGATGCTTATCCCATCGATTTCGCACGGTATGGGGCTTGTGGTACTGTTCGGTTCCAATGGCGTACTGACAAACCTGCTCCACATCAATGGCAATATTTACGGCTTCTGGGGAATTGTGATCGGCTCGGTGATGTATTCGTTTCCGGTGGCCTTTTTGATGGTCTCCGACATGATGCGTTACGAGGACAGCACGCCCTATGAGGCGGCGTCCGTGCTGGGGCTTTCGAAAGCGAATCAATTCAGCGCCATTACGTTTCCTTATATGCGTAAGCCGATGATTTCGGTCATATTTGCCGTATTTACGCTGGTGATTACGGATTATGGCGTACCGCTCACGGTGGGGGGGCAGTTTACGACCCTGCCGGTGATGATGTATCAGGACGTGGTTGGGCTTCTGAATTTCGGCAAAGGAAGCGTAATCGGTCTGGTGTTGCTCATTCCGGCGTTTATCGCCTTTTTGATCGACTTGCTTGATAAAAATAAGGCCAGCCTTTCCTTTGTGATCAAACCATTTCGAATACTCAAAAATAAAGTGCGGGATGGGATCGCTTATCTTTCGTGCAGCGTGGTAAGCCTATGTATCCTGCTGCCGATCGCCGCTTTTGCTGTTTTGACCTTTGTCAAAAAGTATCCGATCGATATGTCGCTCACGCTGGATAATATTACCAAGACAATGGACATAGGCGCGGGACGGTATTTGGCAAATTCACTGATTATTGCAGTGTGCGTCTCTGTAATCGGTGTGGTGATTGCTTATATTACCGCATACATGACGGCGCGCGTGCAATCCAAATCATCTAAAATGCTTCATTTGGTTTCCATCATAACGCTTGCGATCCCGGGGCTTGTTTTGGGCCTTTCCTATATGATATTTTTCAACGGGTCGTTTATTTATGGTACGCTTGCGATTTTGATCCTTGTTAATATTATGCATTTCTTCGCATCGCCATACCTGATGATGTACAATACTTTCGGTAAACTGAACCAAAATCTGGAAGCGGTAGGGGCGACGCTGGGTATCAGCAGGAGACGAATTATCCTTGACGTCCTGATCCCGCAGTCGAAAGCGACGATTGCGGAGATGTTCGCATATTTCTTTGTGAATTCGATGATGACAATTTCCGCGGTGTCTTTTCTTTCTACATTCACCACGCAGCCGTTGTCGCTGATGATCACGCTTTTTGAGGCGCAGATGATGCTGGAAAGTACAGCGTTTGTTTCGCTGCTCATTCTGGGCGTAAATCTGGCGCTTAAGGGGGGGATCAATTTGTATAAAAGAAATTTAAGGAAAAAGGAACTGGCATGA
- a CDS encoding patatin family protein produces MTKAGLILEGGGMRGSYTAGVLDAFLDMGVHMEDIIGVSAGAANAISYISGQRGRNLTIYNTCINRKYLSFWNFLTTGSFFGMKYVFYEVTRNIIPFDYEAYKNSPKKLTIVATNVDDGKAFYHQLNDLNCDTDMKYLCASAAIPMASTIVKADGHKLMDGGASDSIPIEYSLRKGNRKNVIVLTRNEGFTHQKSKMSWYAYLRYPAHRAFARTIANRYQYYNESLRIAEQQEKDGSAIIIRPTQPIIAGRMEKDPQKLSAQYQVGYDDAIAKKRKPAGFLNGY; encoded by the coding sequence ATGACAAAAGCCGGTTTAATATTAGAAGGCGGCGGCATGCGCGGTTCGTATACGGCGGGCGTGCTGGACGCTTTCCTCGATATGGGCGTACACATGGAAGACATTATCGGCGTTTCCGCCGGTGCCGCGAATGCGATTTCCTATATTTCCGGACAGCGCGGCCGCAACCTGACCATTTACAACACATGTATCAACCGCAAATATTTGAGCTTTTGGAATTTTCTTACCACCGGTTCTTTTTTTGGGATGAAATATGTATTCTACGAAGTAACGCGCAACATCATTCCCTTTGATTACGAAGCCTATAAAAACTCTCCTAAAAAGCTTACCATTGTCGCGACGAATGTTGATGACGGCAAAGCCTTTTACCATCAGCTAAACGACCTCAATTGCGATACCGATATGAAATACCTGTGCGCCTCTGCGGCGATCCCCATGGCTTCCACCATTGTCAAAGCCGACGGACACAAGCTGATGGACGGCGGTGCCAGCGATTCCATCCCAATCGAATATTCCCTGAGGAAAGGGAACCGCAAAAACGTGATCGTCCTCACGCGCAACGAGGGTTTTACACACCAAAAAAGCAAGATGAGCTGGTATGCGTATTTGCGTTACCCAGCACACCGCGCGTTTGCGCGTACGATAGCAAACCGCTATCAATATTATAACGAGAGCCTCCGTATAGCCGAGCAGCAGGAAAAGGATGGCAGCGCCATCATCATCCGTCCCACCCAGCCCATCATCGCCGGCCGTATGGAAAAGGATCCTCAAAAGCTATCCGCCCAATATCAGGTTGGCTATGACGATGCGATTGCAAAAAAAAGAAAGCCTGCTGGCTTTCTTAACGGCTACTGA
- a CDS encoding phosphodiesterase: protein MGILIGIIIAIAVLGVLYCFMTGAREAKDGEWMKAWSFAHRGLHNERMPENSMDAFQSAIEHGYAIELDVHLSKDGHVVVFHDNALARVTGEQGMVEDYTLHELRQMKLAGTQSVIPTLAEVLALVGGRVPILIETKNTGGAGQLEVDLYEIMRHYQGKYAVQSFSPFSMGWFRKNAPEVLRGQLSATFTYGADEIPKWKRFMLKHLCTNFVCRPQFISYEIEGRRLPVVRRMRRKGLPVLVWTVRSEQCKRLVLADADAVIFENFEA, encoded by the coding sequence ATGGGAATTTTGATCGGCATAATAATAGCCATAGCCGTACTGGGCGTTTTGTATTGCTTTATGACCGGCGCGCGGGAAGCAAAAGACGGGGAATGGATGAAAGCCTGGTCTTTTGCGCACCGAGGGCTGCACAACGAACGGATGCCGGAAAATTCGATGGACGCTTTTCAAAGCGCGATCGAACACGGGTATGCGATTGAGTTGGACGTGCACCTTTCAAAGGACGGACATGTGGTGGTGTTTCACGATAATGCGCTTGCACGCGTAACGGGGGAACAGGGAATGGTCGAGGACTATACGCTGCATGAGCTAAGGCAGATGAAGCTGGCGGGAACGCAGTCTGTGATTCCCACGCTTGCGGAGGTGCTTGCACTGGTGGGCGGCAGAGTGCCGATTCTGATCGAGACTAAAAATACCGGCGGCGCAGGACAGCTTGAGGTGGATCTATATGAAATCATGCGGCATTATCAGGGCAAGTATGCGGTACAGTCCTTTTCGCCGTTTTCCATGGGGTGGTTCCGGAAAAATGCGCCTGAGGTCCTGCGGGGACAGCTTTCCGCAACCTTTACGTATGGCGCGGATGAAATACCGAAATGGAAACGGTTCATGTTAAAGCACCTTTGCACCAATTTTGTCTGCAGGCCACAGTTCATAAGCTATGAAATCGAGGGGCGGCGGCTGCCGGTTGTGCGGCGGATGCGCCGCAAAGGATTGCCGGTCTTGGTTTGGACCGTGAGGTCGGAGCAGTGCAAGCGGCTTGTACTCGCGGATGCGGACGCGGTCATCTTTGAAAATTTTGAAGCGTAA
- a CDS encoding multidrug ABC transporter ATP-binding protein, translated as MLKLYKGLGKYAGQLLLLVLLLLGQVFSLLMLPNMMSMIIDQGVIVGDMGYITTAGLIMLCISLGGSACAIGVGYFASKIGVGFCTDVRKRLFHKVGEFTLAEFDKVGTASLTTRTTNDIMQIQDFTIMLFRVIILAPIMCIGGVAMSMQKNAQLAWVIIACMPLIVVFLVLIMRRAFPVFKSVQTKLDKLNLVMRENVTGVRVIRAFTAEEREEKRFEEANEVMTQTSIKSQTLLSTLMPILMLIVNLGTIAVVWFGGQQIAQGSLAVGDLMAFIQYLVLIMYALVMMSMIFAMMPRASVCADRINEVMEIKPDIVNSKNPQTPQEKTGIVEFRDVTFKYGDAENPAIANISFTAKPGETTAIIGATGSGKSSVISLIPRLYDVTDGAVLVDGVDVRNYDVHQLRKRIGYVPQKAVLFSGTIKENIAYEDENMPMEQMEKAAQIAQADTFIEQKKRKYDDPIAQGGSNVSGGQKQRLAIARALATDASIYIFDDSFSALDFKTDAALRKAIRENTHGATVIIVAQRINTIIDADNILVLDKGRIIGQGRHDELVKTCDVYAEIARTQMS; from the coding sequence TTGTTAAAGCTTTATAAGGGCCTCGGAAAATATGCGGGCCAACTTCTTTTGCTCGTGCTTTTATTACTTGGCCAGGTGTTTTCGTTGCTGATGCTTCCCAATATGATGTCTATGATTATTGACCAGGGCGTTATTGTGGGAGACATGGGCTACATTACGACGGCAGGGCTGATCATGCTTTGTATTTCACTGGGCGGCTCCGCCTGTGCGATTGGCGTGGGATATTTTGCCTCAAAGATCGGCGTCGGGTTTTGTACGGATGTCCGCAAGAGGCTTTTTCATAAGGTCGGAGAGTTTACGCTGGCGGAATTTGACAAGGTGGGAACGGCGTCGCTCACAACGAGGACGACGAATGATATTATGCAGATACAGGATTTCACGATTATGCTGTTCCGCGTTATTATTTTAGCCCCTATTATGTGTATTGGCGGCGTGGCGATGTCTATGCAGAAAAACGCGCAGCTCGCGTGGGTCATTATTGCCTGCATGCCTTTGATTGTGGTATTTTTGGTGCTGATCATGCGCAGGGCGTTTCCGGTGTTCAAATCCGTGCAGACAAAGCTTGACAAACTGAATCTGGTGATGCGCGAAAACGTTACGGGCGTACGCGTAATACGTGCGTTTACGGCAGAAGAAAGGGAAGAAAAACGCTTTGAAGAAGCGAATGAGGTCATGACGCAGACGTCGATCAAATCACAGACGTTGCTTTCCACGCTGATGCCGATCCTGATGCTTATTGTGAACCTGGGGACGATTGCCGTCGTATGGTTCGGCGGCCAGCAGATCGCGCAGGGGTCTCTTGCGGTTGGCGACCTGATGGCGTTCATTCAGTATCTTGTCCTCATTATGTATGCTCTCGTGATGATGTCTATGATTTTTGCCATGATGCCGCGCGCCAGCGTATGCGCAGACCGTATCAACGAGGTCATGGAGATCAAGCCGGACATTGTAAACAGTAAAAATCCCCAAACTCCACAGGAAAAAACGGGGATTGTTGAATTCAGGGACGTTACCTTTAAATACGGAGATGCGGAAAATCCGGCCATCGCGAATATATCGTTTACGGCTAAGCCAGGGGAGACGACAGCGATTATCGGCGCTACGGGCAGCGGCAAATCATCCGTGATCAGTCTGATCCCGCGCTTATACGACGTCACGGACGGCGCGGTGCTGGTGGACGGCGTCGACGTACGCAACTACGATGTGCACCAGCTTCGGAAGCGCATCGGTTACGTTCCGCAGAAAGCGGTGCTTTTTTCGGGCACGATCAAAGAAAATATCGCTTATGAAGATGAAAATATGCCGATGGAGCAAATGGAAAAGGCGGCGCAAATTGCGCAGGCGGATACTTTTATCGAACAGAAAAAACGAAAATATGACGACCCGATCGCCCAGGGGGGCTCCAATGTTTCCGGCGGGCAGAAGCAAAGGCTCGCCATCGCGCGTGCGCTGGCGACAGACGCCAGTATTTATATATTCGACGACAGTTTCTCCGCGCTTGACTTTAAAACGGATGCGGCGCTACGGAAAGCAATCAGGGAAAATACGCATGGCGCAACCGTTATTATCGTAGCGCAGAGAATCAATACCATTATCGATGCGGATAATATCCTGGTACTTGATAAAGGCAGGATCATCGGCCAGGGCCGTCACGATGAACTCGTGAAAACGTGTGATGTTTATGCTGAGATCGCGCGGACGCAGATGTCTTAA